One segment of Streptomyces sp. NBC_01463 DNA contains the following:
- a CDS encoding metallophosphatase family protein produces MPKRVAVLSDIHGVLPALEAVLAEPEVRAADRIVLSGDITAGPQPAQVLDLLTSLGDRVAWVSGNADRELLEYRTGRRDTVPDPIAPWAAGQLRPDHLELLARLPLSLTLRVHGMGRVLFCHATPRDDEEVVLVDSRPDRWREVFGGLDADVRTVVLGHTHMPFVRLAHGRLVVNPGSVGMPYGRTGAHWALLGPGVALRTTDYDIEAAITRLARDSSYPGITEWADYFLRARATDADALAAFGPRDGCGDTV; encoded by the coding sequence ATGCCGAAGCGAGTGGCCGTCCTGTCCGACATCCATGGAGTCCTGCCCGCCCTCGAGGCGGTGCTGGCCGAGCCGGAGGTCCGCGCCGCGGACCGCATCGTGCTCAGCGGCGACATCACCGCCGGCCCGCAACCTGCCCAGGTGCTGGATCTGCTGACGTCCCTGGGGGACCGTGTCGCCTGGGTCAGCGGGAACGCCGACCGCGAACTCCTCGAATACCGCACCGGCCGGCGCGACACCGTCCCCGACCCGATCGCCCCCTGGGCCGCCGGACAGCTCCGCCCGGACCACCTGGAACTCCTCGCCCGCCTGCCGCTGTCCCTCACCCTGCGCGTGCACGGCATGGGGAGGGTCCTGTTCTGCCACGCCACCCCCAGGGACGATGAGGAGGTCGTCCTGGTCGACTCCCGTCCCGACCGCTGGCGGGAGGTCTTCGGCGGACTCGACGCCGACGTCCGCACGGTGGTCCTCGGCCACACCCACATGCCGTTCGTCCGCCTCGCCCACGGCCGCCTGGTCGTCAACCCCGGCAGCGTCGGCATGCCCTACGGCCGCACCGGAGCCCACTGGGCGCTCCTGGGCCCCGGCGTCGCGCTCCGGACCACGGACTACGACATCGAGGCCGCGATCACGCGGCTGGCCCGGGACTCGTCGTACCCCGGAATCACCGAGTGGGCCGACTACTTCCTCCGGGCCCGGGCGACCGACGCCGACGCCCTCGCGGCCTTCGGCCCGCGGGACGGGTGCGGTGACACCGTGTGA
- a CDS encoding MOSC domain-containing protein, which produces MKVLSVNIGRPRPNPWKGIGATGIDKRPVDGPVAVTAPGPKGTGAVGLAGDRVYDVRHHGGTDQAVYAYAREDLDVWQGELGTPLGNGVFGENLTTLGLDVSGALIGERWRIGPDVVLEVSCPRIPCGTFQGWLERDGWIKRFTAAAVPGAYLRVVEPGDIRAGDPVEIVHRPGHDVTVGLVFRATTLNPELLPLLLPADALEEGTKEAVRRRAAQ; this is translated from the coding sequence ATGAAGGTGCTCTCGGTCAACATCGGCCGTCCCCGTCCCAACCCCTGGAAGGGGATCGGCGCGACAGGTATCGACAAGCGGCCCGTCGACGGGCCGGTCGCCGTCACCGCTCCCGGGCCCAAGGGCACCGGCGCGGTCGGGCTCGCGGGCGACCGCGTCTACGACGTCAGGCACCACGGCGGCACCGACCAGGCCGTCTACGCCTATGCCCGCGAGGACCTCGACGTCTGGCAGGGCGAGCTGGGGACGCCGCTCGGCAACGGTGTGTTCGGGGAGAACCTCACGACCCTGGGGCTGGACGTCAGCGGCGCCCTGATCGGCGAACGCTGGCGGATCGGGCCGGACGTCGTCCTGGAGGTCTCCTGTCCGCGGATCCCCTGCGGAACGTTCCAGGGCTGGCTGGAGCGCGACGGGTGGATCAAGCGGTTCACCGCGGCCGCCGTGCCCGGCGCGTATCTGCGTGTCGTCGAACCCGGCGACATCCGGGCGGGCGACCCGGTCGAGATCGTGCACCGGCCCGGTCATGACGTGACCGTCGGGCTCGTCTTCCGGGCCACGACGCTGAACCCCGAGCTGCTGCCGCTGCTGCTCCCCGCCGACGCCCTGGAGGAGGGGACCAAGGAAGCGGTCCGCCGCCGGGCCGCCCAGTAG
- a CDS encoding VCBS repeat-containing protein, whose translation MAKISGRLPGRAATRLAAAAITAALVGTGASAFAAEPGDAPMYGIAGLDSAGASYYYAPNGEGGLQTRVPLDTGWKDVKFLGRVDNDADSVADGRWQTNAAGVLNYAANDNSDLKNVGHGWNIYNTLVSAGNVGGAESGDLLGRDAAGYLYLYLGYGDGTVTKRYKVGGGWNAYTQIAGNGDLTGDGKNDIVARDKTGVLWLYKGTGDYKAPFAARTKVGGGWNTYNTVFAPGDIDLDGTTDLVGRDAKGALYLYKGTGNAAAPYGARTLVGTGGWNTYRLLF comes from the coding sequence GTGGCCAAGATTTCTGGCCGGCTGCCCGGAAGGGCCGCCACCCGCCTCGCCGCCGCCGCGATAACCGCGGCCCTCGTCGGCACCGGCGCCTCCGCGTTCGCCGCCGAGCCGGGCGACGCCCCCATGTACGGCATCGCCGGGCTGGACAGCGCGGGCGCCTCGTACTACTACGCGCCGAACGGTGAGGGCGGCCTGCAGACCCGCGTCCCGCTCGACACCGGCTGGAAGGACGTCAAGTTCCTCGGCCGCGTGGACAACGACGCCGACAGCGTCGCCGACGGCCGCTGGCAGACGAACGCGGCCGGGGTGCTCAACTACGCCGCCAACGACAACTCCGACCTCAAGAACGTCGGACACGGCTGGAACATCTACAACACGCTCGTCTCGGCGGGCAACGTGGGCGGCGCCGAGTCCGGCGACCTCCTGGGCCGCGACGCGGCCGGCTACCTCTACCTGTACCTGGGCTACGGCGACGGAACCGTCACCAAGCGGTACAAGGTCGGCGGCGGCTGGAACGCGTACACGCAGATCGCCGGCAACGGCGACCTGACCGGCGACGGCAAGAACGACATCGTCGCCCGCGACAAGACCGGCGTCCTGTGGCTCTACAAGGGCACCGGCGACTACAAGGCCCCGTTCGCGGCCCGCACCAAGGTCGGTGGCGGCTGGAACACGTACAACACCGTCTTCGCCCCGGGTGACATCGACCTGGACGGCACGACCGACCTCGTCGGCCGGGACGCCAAGGGCGCGCTGTACCTCTACAAGGGCACCGGCAACGCCGCGGCCCCGTACGGGGCGCGGACCCTGGTCGGTACCGGTGGCTGGAACACCTACCGTCTGCTCTTCTGA
- a CDS encoding ABC transporter ATP-binding protein/permease yields MAEPQVSEAERELFGGPLRYDMGWSQHEHATLDLTMVSALRSMPALVGATLRMAWSADRRSLLAVGVSEIGQGIAAAVGLLAVNSVMHALLGGTGTAADRLHALLPGLSAAAGIAVANSVLAAWSTSRAGRLEPLVERIATTQYLDAAASVELEAIDDPDFRRLVDIAQFGPASARRMIGSCVSALNGIISLIATAGVLGVLDWTLLPMLVLIAAPRGWGAMRVAQERYVSVMSWIEHVRASRLIGNLLTERTAAQEVRIHGVGAFLLSRYRRMAESAEAEQERLASRKALTEWVAAALSGLAMAVTYGTMFWLIMSGRMSLAVAGTAVIAVRSGSASLGALVMNVNQLHEESLYVRDHSRFLGQAARRAIPEGGEAVPDRVEHIALDKVTYSYPDRGRPALDEVSLTLPMGSVTAVVGENGSGKSTLMKVLSGLLLPQAGTLRWGDADIAGLDRAQVFERVALLTQDFQRWPVTAAMNIRIGRPEHPASAADLQPSVDYAGAGPVIARLPDGLQSLLARMFRGAIELSGGEWQKVGLARTHWRSSTSRADSLLIVDEPTSALDPEAEIEAFDRIRRLAAPHRAVVLVTHRMSGVRHAERIYVLHRGRLAEQGSHDELMAARGRYAAMFEAQAAQYAPAVRIPRPASPVDSPISPDSAGPGAGNTT; encoded by the coding sequence ATGGCGGAACCGCAGGTGTCCGAGGCCGAACGGGAGTTGTTCGGCGGGCCGTTGCGGTACGACATGGGCTGGTCCCAGCACGAACACGCCACGCTCGACCTGACCATGGTCTCGGCGCTGCGTTCCATGCCGGCGCTGGTCGGTGCGACGCTGCGCATGGCGTGGAGCGCCGACCGCCGCTCGCTCCTCGCGGTGGGGGTCAGCGAGATCGGACAGGGCATCGCCGCGGCGGTCGGCCTGCTCGCCGTCAACTCCGTCATGCACGCCCTGCTCGGCGGAACCGGCACCGCCGCCGACCGGCTGCACGCCCTGCTGCCCGGTCTGTCCGCCGCGGCCGGCATCGCCGTCGCCAACTCCGTTCTGGCGGCGTGGTCCACCTCACGCGCCGGGCGTCTCGAACCGCTCGTCGAGCGGATCGCCACCACGCAGTATCTGGACGCCGCAGCATCCGTGGAGCTCGAAGCCATCGACGACCCGGACTTCCGCAGACTCGTCGACATCGCCCAGTTCGGCCCGGCCTCCGCCCGCCGCATGATCGGTTCCTGCGTGTCCGCGCTGAACGGGATCATCTCGCTGATCGCCACCGCCGGGGTGCTCGGCGTCCTGGACTGGACCCTGCTGCCCATGCTGGTCCTCATCGCCGCACCCCGCGGCTGGGGCGCGATGCGGGTGGCGCAGGAGCGGTACGTGTCGGTGATGAGCTGGATCGAGCACGTGCGGGCCAGCCGGCTCATCGGCAACCTGCTCACCGAGCGCACCGCCGCCCAGGAAGTGCGCATCCACGGCGTCGGTGCCTTCCTCCTCAGCCGGTACCGGCGGATGGCCGAGAGCGCCGAGGCCGAGCAGGAGCGGCTGGCCTCCCGCAAGGCCCTCACCGAATGGGTCGCCGCCGCGCTGTCCGGTCTGGCGATGGCGGTGACGTACGGGACCATGTTCTGGCTGATCATGAGCGGGCGGATGAGTCTGGCCGTGGCCGGCACCGCGGTCATCGCCGTCCGCTCCGGATCGGCGAGCCTGGGCGCGCTGGTGATGAACGTGAACCAGCTGCACGAGGAGTCCCTGTACGTCCGGGACCACTCGCGCTTCCTCGGCCAGGCCGCCCGGCGCGCCATCCCCGAGGGCGGTGAGGCCGTACCCGACCGGGTCGAGCACATCGCCCTCGACAAGGTCACGTACTCCTATCCCGACCGTGGAAGACCGGCGCTGGACGAGGTGTCACTCACGCTGCCCATGGGGTCGGTCACGGCGGTGGTCGGTGAGAACGGTTCCGGAAAGAGCACGCTGATGAAGGTGCTCTCGGGTCTGCTCCTGCCGCAGGCCGGGACCCTGCGGTGGGGCGATGCGGACATCGCCGGTCTCGACCGCGCCCAGGTCTTCGAGCGGGTCGCGCTGCTCACGCAGGACTTCCAGCGCTGGCCGGTGACCGCCGCGATGAACATCCGGATCGGCCGCCCGGAACACCCGGCATCGGCGGCGGACCTGCAGCCGTCCGTCGACTACGCCGGGGCCGGACCGGTCATCGCCAGGCTCCCCGACGGCCTGCAGAGCCTGCTGGCCCGGATGTTCCGCGGAGCGATCGAACTGTCCGGCGGTGAGTGGCAGAAGGTGGGGCTGGCCCGTACCCACTGGCGCAGCTCCACCTCGCGGGCGGACAGCCTCCTCATCGTGGACGAACCGACGTCCGCGCTCGACCCGGAGGCCGAGATCGAGGCGTTCGACCGCATCCGCCGGCTCGCCGCCCCGCACCGGGCCGTCGTGCTCGTCACCCACCGGATGTCCGGCGTGCGCCACGCCGAACGCATCTACGTCCTGCACCGCGGGCGGCTGGCCGAGCAGGGCAGCCACGACGAGCTGATGGCGGCCCGCGGCCGCTACGCCGCGATGTTCGAAGCCCAGGCCGCGCAGTACGCCCCGGCCGTCCGCATCCCGCGCCCCGCCTCCCCCGTCGACTCCCCGATCTCCCCGGATTCCGCGGGCCCGGGGGCTGGGAACACGACGTAG
- the acnA gene encoding aconitate hydratase AcnA, with amino-acid sequence MKETVVSANSFDARSTLRVGDESYEIFKLDKVEGSARLPYSLKVLLENLLRTEDGANITADHIRALGGWDSQAQPSQEIQFTPARVIMQDFTGVPCVVDLATMREAVKELGGDATKINPLAPAELVIDHSVIADKFGTKEAFGQNVELEYGRNKERYQFLRWGQTAFDEFKVVPPGTGIVHQVNIEHLARTVMVRGGQAYPDTLVGTDSHTTMVNGLGVLGWGVGGIEAEAAMLGQPVSMLIPRVVGFKLTGELPAGTTATDLVLTITEMLRKHGVVGKFVEFYGEGVAATSLANRATIGNMSPEFGSTAAIFPIDDETLKYLRLTGRDAQQVALVEAYAKEQGLWLDPAAEPDFSEKLELDLSTVVPSIAGPKRPQDRIVLANAKAQFAQDVRNYVSDDEEAGKESFPASDSPAAANGVPSNPVTVTAPDGTTYELDHGAVTVAAITSCTNTSNPYVMVAAALVAKKAVEKGLTRKPWVKTTLAPGSKVVTDYFDKAGLTPYLDKVGFNLVGYGCTTCIGNSGPLPEEVSKAVNDHDLAVTSVLSGNRNFEGRINPDVKMNYLASPPLVVAYAIAGSMKVDITKDALGVDQDGKPVFLADIWPSEAEVNDVVANSIGEDMFNKSYQDVFAGDAQWQALSIPTGNTFEWDAESTYVRKPPYFEGMTMETTPVSDITGARVLAKLGDSVTTDHISPAGAIKADTPAGKYLTEHGIERRDFNSYGSRRGNHEVMIRGTFANIRLRNQIAPGTEGGYTRDFTQAATADAAPVSFIYDASQNYQAAGTPLVILAGKEYGSGSSRDWAAKGTALLGVKAVIAESYERIHRSNLIGMGVLPLQFPEGQTAETLGLTGEETFSFTGVTELNDGTTPRTVKVTTDTGVEFDGVVRIDTPGEADYYRNGGILQYVLRSLIRK; translated from the coding sequence ATGAAGGAGACTGTCGTGTCGGCGAACAGCTTCGACGCCCGCAGCACGCTGCGCGTGGGCGACGAGTCGTACGAGATCTTCAAGCTGGACAAGGTCGAGGGCTCCGCGCGCCTCCCTTACAGCCTGAAGGTGCTGCTGGAGAACCTGCTCCGCACGGAGGACGGCGCGAACATCACCGCCGACCACATCCGGGCGCTCGGTGGCTGGGACTCCCAGGCTCAGCCCAGCCAGGAGATCCAGTTCACGCCGGCCCGCGTGATCATGCAGGACTTCACCGGTGTGCCCTGTGTCGTGGACCTCGCCACCATGCGTGAGGCCGTCAAGGAGCTCGGCGGCGACGCCACGAAGATCAACCCCCTGGCGCCGGCCGAGCTGGTCATCGACCACTCCGTCATCGCCGACAAGTTCGGTACGAAGGAAGCCTTCGGCCAGAACGTCGAGCTGGAGTACGGCCGCAACAAGGAGCGCTACCAGTTCCTGCGCTGGGGCCAGACCGCCTTCGACGAGTTCAAGGTCGTCCCCCCGGGCACCGGCATCGTCCACCAGGTCAACATCGAGCACCTGGCCCGTACGGTCATGGTCCGGGGCGGCCAGGCGTACCCCGACACCCTCGTCGGCACCGACTCGCACACCACCATGGTCAACGGCCTGGGCGTGCTGGGCTGGGGCGTCGGCGGCATCGAGGCCGAGGCCGCGATGCTCGGCCAGCCGGTCTCCATGCTCATCCCGCGCGTCGTCGGCTTCAAGCTGACCGGCGAGCTCCCGGCCGGCACCACCGCCACCGACCTCGTGCTGACCATCACCGAGATGCTCCGCAAGCACGGCGTCGTCGGCAAGTTCGTCGAGTTCTACGGTGAGGGCGTCGCCGCCACCTCCCTCGCGAACCGCGCCACCATCGGCAACATGTCGCCGGAGTTCGGCTCCACCGCCGCGATCTTCCCGATCGACGACGAGACGCTGAAGTACCTGCGTCTGACCGGCCGCGACGCCCAGCAGGTCGCTCTCGTCGAGGCGTACGCCAAGGAGCAGGGCCTCTGGCTCGACCCGGCCGCCGAGCCCGACTTCTCCGAGAAGCTGGAGCTCGACCTCTCCACGGTCGTCCCCTCCATCGCCGGCCCGAAGCGCCCGCAGGACCGCATCGTCCTCGCGAACGCCAAGGCGCAGTTCGCCCAGGACGTGCGCAACTACGTCTCGGACGACGAGGAGGCGGGCAAGGAGTCCTTCCCGGCCTCCGACTCCCCGGCCGCCGCCAACGGCGTCCCGTCGAACCCGGTCACCGTGACCGCCCCCGACGGCACCACGTACGAGCTGGACCACGGCGCCGTCACCGTCGCCGCGATCACCTCCTGCACCAACACCTCGAACCCGTACGTCATGGTCGCCGCGGCGCTCGTGGCGAAGAAGGCCGTGGAGAAGGGCCTGACCCGCAAGCCGTGGGTCAAGACCACCCTCGCCCCGGGCTCGAAGGTCGTCACCGACTACTTCGACAAGGCGGGCCTGACCCCGTACCTCGACAAGGTCGGCTTCAACCTCGTCGGCTACGGCTGCACCACCTGCATCGGCAACTCCGGCCCGCTGCCGGAAGAGGTCTCCAAGGCGGTCAACGACCACGACCTGGCCGTCACCTCGGTGCTCTCCGGCAACCGCAACTTCGAGGGCCGGATCAACCCCGACGTCAAGATGAACTACCTGGCGTCCCCGCCGCTGGTCGTCGCGTACGCCATCGCCGGTTCGATGAAGGTCGACATCACCAAGGACGCCCTCGGCGTCGACCAGGACGGCAAGCCCGTCTTCCTCGCCGACATCTGGCCGTCCGAGGCCGAGGTGAACGACGTCGTCGCCAACTCCATCGGCGAGGACATGTTCAACAAGTCCTACCAGGACGTCTTCGCGGGCGACGCCCAGTGGCAGGCGCTCTCCATCCCGACCGGCAACACCTTCGAGTGGGACGCCGAGTCGACGTACGTCCGTAAGCCCCCTTACTTCGAGGGCATGACGATGGAGACCACCCCGGTCTCCGACATCACGGGCGCCCGCGTCCTCGCCAAGCTGGGCGACTCGGTCACCACCGACCACATCTCCCCGGCCGGTGCGATCAAGGCCGACACCCCGGCCGGCAAGTACCTCACGGAGCACGGCATCGAGCGCCGTGACTTCAACTCCTACGGCTCGCGCCGTGGTAACCACGAGGTCATGATCCGCGGCACGTTCGCCAACATCCGCCTGCGCAACCAGATCGCGCCGGGCACCGAGGGCGGCTACACCCGCGACTTCACCCAGGCTGCGACTGCTGACGCGGCTCCGGTGTCGTTCATCTACGACGCCTCGCAGAACTACCAGGCCGCCGGCACCCCGCTCGTCATCCTGGCGGGCAAGGAGTACGGCTCCGGCTCGTCCCGCGACTGGGCGGCCAAGGGCACCGCGCTCCTGGGCGTCAAGGCCGTCATCGCCGAGTCCTACGAGCGCATCCACCGCTCGAACCTCATCGGCATGGGCGTCCTCCCGCTCCAGTTCCCGGAGGGCCAGACCGCGGAGACCCTCGGCCTCACCGGCGAGGAGACCTTCTCCTTCACCGGCGTGACCGAGCTGAACGACGGCACCACCCCGCGCACGGTCAAGGTCACCACCGACACCGGTGTGGAGTTCGACGGCGTCGTCCGCATCGACACCCCCGGTGAGGCGGACTACTACCGCAACGGCGGCATCCTGCAGTACGTGCTCCGCAGCCTGATCCGCAAGTAG
- a CDS encoding UDP-N-acetylglucosamine 1-carboxyvinyltransferase has product MSDDYLVRIGKLIRDARQHRGWTQSQLAEALATSQSAVNRIERGNQNISLEMIARIGEALDSEIVSLGYAGPMHLRVVGGRRLSGAIDVKTSKNACVALLCASLLNKGRTVLRRVARIEEVYRLLEVLNSIGVRARWINDGTDLEIVPPARLDMDAIDADAARRTRSIIMFLGPLLHRMDRFKLPYAGGCDLGTRTIEPHMIALRRFGLEIAATEGIYHAQVDHSVTPGRPIVLTERGDTVTENALLAAARHDGTTVIRNASSNYMVQDLCFFLEALGVRVDGVGTTTLTVHGVPTIDVDVDYSPSEDPVEAMSLLAAAVVTESELTIRRVPIEFLEIELAVLEEMGVDCARTAEYAADNGRTRLVDLTVRPSKLEAPIDKIHPMPFPGLNIDNVPFFAAIAASAHGQTLIHDWVYDNRAIYLTDLNRLGGRLQLLDPHRVLVEGPTRWRAAEMMCPPALRPAVVVLLAMMAAEGTSVLRNVYVINRGYEELAERLNSVGAQIEIFRDI; this is encoded by the coding sequence ATGTCAGATGACTACCTCGTACGTATCGGCAAGCTCATCCGTGACGCCCGTCAGCACCGGGGCTGGACACAGAGTCAGCTGGCCGAGGCGCTCGCCACGAGTCAGAGCGCCGTGAACCGCATCGAGCGCGGCAACCAGAACATCAGCCTTGAGATGATCGCGCGCATCGGTGAAGCACTCGACAGCGAGATCGTGTCGCTCGGATACGCCGGTCCCATGCATCTGCGGGTGGTCGGCGGACGCCGGCTCTCCGGCGCCATCGACGTCAAGACCAGCAAGAACGCGTGCGTGGCGCTGCTCTGCGCCTCGCTGCTCAACAAGGGCCGCACGGTCCTGCGCCGGGTGGCCAGGATCGAGGAGGTCTACCGCCTGCTGGAGGTGCTGAACTCCATCGGCGTGCGCGCCCGGTGGATCAACGACGGCACCGACCTGGAGATCGTCCCGCCGGCCCGCCTCGACATGGACGCCATCGACGCGGACGCCGCGCGCCGGACCCGGTCGATCATCATGTTCCTCGGGCCGCTGCTGCACCGGATGGACCGGTTCAAGCTGCCGTACGCGGGCGGCTGCGACCTCGGCACGCGGACCATCGAGCCGCACATGATCGCGCTGCGCCGCTTCGGACTGGAGATCGCCGCGACCGAGGGCATCTACCACGCCCAGGTCGACCACTCCGTCACGCCGGGCCGCCCCATCGTGCTGACCGAGCGCGGCGACACGGTGACCGAGAACGCCCTGCTGGCCGCCGCCCGGCACGACGGCACCACCGTCATCCGCAACGCGTCCTCCAACTACATGGTCCAGGACCTGTGCTTCTTCCTGGAGGCGCTGGGCGTACGGGTGGACGGCGTCGGCACGACGACGCTGACCGTGCACGGGGTCCCGACCATCGACGTGGACGTCGACTACTCCCCCTCCGAGGACCCGGTCGAGGCGATGAGCCTGCTCGCCGCCGCCGTGGTGACGGAGTCGGAGCTGACGATCCGCCGGGTGCCGATCGAGTTCCTGGAGATCGAGCTCGCGGTCCTGGAGGAGATGGGCGTCGACTGCGCCCGCACGGCGGAGTACGCCGCCGACAACGGCCGCACCCGGCTGGTCGACCTGACGGTCCGGCCCTCCAAACTGGAGGCGCCGATCGACAAGATCCACCCGATGCCGTTCCCGGGCCTCAACATCGACAACGTGCCGTTCTTCGCGGCCATCGCCGCCTCGGCCCACGGCCAGACCCTCATCCACGACTGGGTCTACGACAACCGCGCCATCTACCTCACCGACCTCAACCGCCTCGGCGGCCGCCTCCAGCTCCTGGACCCGCACCGGGTCCTGGTCGAGGGCCCCACCCGGTGGCGCGCCGCGGAGATGATGTGCCCGCCCGCGCTGCGGCCCGCGGTGGTGGTGCTGCTCGCGATGATGGCGGCCGAGGGGACCTCCGTACTGCGCAACGTGTATGTGATCAACCGCGGTTACGAGGAACTGGCGGAGCGGCTGAACTCGGTGGGCGCGCAGATCGAGATCTTCCGGGACATCTGA
- a CDS encoding phosphotransferase: protein MKGSRSLPAALARWVESVLGPVQVLRDASHARADSRVWEVAGRAGRHYVKLAPQPVLYTRETRAYREAVPRLGFANAPVLKDSSAQLLALVLTAVDGRPLKGAAASPARRRAAHQQAGRLLRLFHEALPGPRAAAEAAHAVEATRAGLEKHITGAGDHLSPAEADMLRRLVSSLPALGPLPFGLLHGDLWERNMLWNGRRCALIDYERSAPGPLVADFVRLATAVWPDHPDLRTAMFAGYGRDLSAAERQALVAFAAADAASALAHGPRLGDAEVTVRGRRTVERLVREGWR, encoded by the coding sequence ATGAAGGGGTCCCGCAGTCTGCCCGCGGCACTGGCCCGGTGGGTCGAATCGGTTCTGGGACCGGTTCAGGTCCTGCGCGACGCCTCGCACGCCCGCGCGGACTCCCGGGTCTGGGAGGTCGCCGGCCGCGCCGGGCGTCACTACGTGAAGCTGGCGCCGCAACCGGTCCTGTACACCCGTGAGACCCGCGCCTACCGCGAGGCCGTCCCGCGACTCGGATTCGCCAACGCTCCTGTATTGAAGGACAGTTCGGCGCAGTTGCTGGCTCTGGTCCTGACCGCCGTCGACGGCCGGCCCCTCAAGGGTGCGGCCGCTTCGCCCGCGCGGCGGCGCGCCGCGCACCAGCAGGCCGGCCGGCTGCTGCGTCTCTTCCACGAGGCGCTGCCGGGGCCTCGGGCCGCGGCCGAGGCCGCGCACGCCGTCGAGGCGACCCGCGCCGGCCTGGAGAAGCACATCACCGGCGCAGGTGACCATCTCTCCCCTGCAGAGGCCGACATGCTCCGTCGCCTCGTCAGCTCCCTCCCGGCCCTCGGCCCACTGCCCTTCGGCCTCCTCCACGGGGACCTCTGGGAACGCAACATGCTCTGGAACGGGCGGCGTTGCGCGCTGATCGACTACGAACGCAGCGCCCCGGGTCCGCTCGTCGCCGACTTCGTGAGACTCGCCACCGCCGTCTGGCCCGACCACCCCGATCTGCGCACCGCGATGTTCGCCGGATACGGGCGGGATCTCTCCGCCGCCGAGCGGCAGGCACTGGTGGCGTTCGCCGCGGCGGACGCGGCGAGCGCGCTGGCCCACGGCCCCCGCCTTGGCGATGCCGAGGTGACCGTACGCGGCCGCCGTACCGTCGAGCGTCTGGTTCGGGAGGGGTGGCGATGA
- a CDS encoding VCBS repeat-containing protein: protein MEYFVAKTSGRKHRRIAARVAAAALTAALVGTGTSAVAADSPQPSLGSPAAAPSAATAAAAAVTPNFALYGLTSGGSAYAYRSNGKGGITSRELKGSGWQGVSNLLQVANTQKSSGDADGIWFRESSGYLGYLKFDASTPVKVGSGWNIYNKLVSPGNLGGAAAGDLLGRDSGGNLYLYLNYGNGSLTSRYKVGGGWNAYSQIAGNGDLSGDGKNDIVARDSAGVLWLYKGTGNYKAPFSARTKIGSGWNTYNQLISTGDITEDGRTDLVARDKTGALYLYKGTGKASAPFGGRVKIGASGWNSYRFLF from the coding sequence ATGGAGTACTTCGTGGCCAAAACCTCTGGCCGTAAGCACAGACGGATAGCCGCACGCGTGGCAGCCGCGGCACTCACCGCCGCACTCGTCGGTACCGGCACGTCCGCCGTCGCCGCCGACTCCCCGCAGCCCTCGCTGGGCTCGCCGGCCGCGGCACCTTCCGCCGCGACGGCTGCCGCCGCGGCCGTCACCCCCAACTTCGCGCTGTACGGTCTCACCTCCGGTGGCTCCGCGTACGCGTACCGCTCGAACGGCAAGGGCGGGATCACCTCCCGCGAGCTCAAGGGCTCGGGCTGGCAGGGAGTGTCCAACCTCCTCCAGGTCGCCAACACCCAGAAGAGCAGCGGCGACGCCGACGGCATCTGGTTCCGCGAGTCCAGCGGCTACCTGGGATACCTGAAGTTCGACGCCTCGACTCCGGTCAAGGTCGGCAGTGGCTGGAACATCTACAACAAGCTGGTCTCGCCCGGCAACCTCGGCGGCGCGGCCGCCGGCGACCTGCTCGGCCGGGACAGCGGCGGCAACCTCTACCTCTACCTGAACTACGGGAACGGCTCGCTGACGAGCCGCTACAAGGTCGGTGGCGGCTGGAACGCGTACTCGCAGATCGCCGGCAACGGCGACCTGAGCGGTGACGGCAAGAACGACATCGTCGCCCGCGACTCGGCCGGCGTCCTGTGGCTCTACAAGGGCACCGGGAACTACAAGGCCCCGTTCTCCGCCCGCACCAAGATCGGTTCCGGCTGGAACACGTACAACCAGCTCATCTCCACGGGTGACATCACCGAGGACGGCCGTACCGACCTCGTGGCCCGTGACAAGACCGGTGCGCTGTACCTGTACAAGGGCACCGGCAAGGCCTCGGCCCCGTTCGGCGGCCGCGTGAAGATCGGCGCGAGCGGCTGGAACAGCTACCGCTTCCTCTTCTGA